In the genome of Desulfuromonas sp. DDH964, one region contains:
- a CDS encoding ATP-binding protein — protein sequence MVEFEGEFRFCGLGWLLQKSRKRYTQPCKCGFLGDFSNLCTCTPHDIQSYRRRLSGPLLDRIDLQIDVPRVPHKDLADPVEGESSATIRARVEKARTIQRERLAPYGLHANAAMAARHIRKFCPVDDQGQKLLEMVTDKLGLSARSYSRILKVARTIAYLVGEENIHQQHLAEAIQYRGLDRRNQLPVLGSSDIWTDEPPVSRRGFRCRRLRRSGIHNLRLFRAASSIAPEAAEVPRPQPPS from the coding sequence GTGGTTGAATTTGAAGGGGAATTTCGATTTTGTGGGCTTGGTTGGCTGCTTCAGAAAAGTAGGAAAAGATACACGCAACCCTGCAAGTGTGGATTCCTCGGTGATTTCAGTAACTTATGTACTTGTACACCGCACGACATCCAAAGTTATCGGCGGCGATTGTCAGGACCATTGCTGGATAGAATCGACCTGCAGATCGATGTCCCACGGGTGCCGCACAAGGATCTGGCCGATCCGGTCGAAGGGGAATCTTCGGCAACCATCCGTGCCCGGGTAGAAAAAGCCCGCACGATCCAGCGCGAGCGTCTTGCTCCCTATGGCCTGCACGCCAACGCCGCCATGGCCGCCCGGCATATCCGCAAATTCTGCCCGGTGGACGACCAGGGGCAGAAACTGCTGGAGATGGTCACCGACAAGCTGGGGCTGTCGGCACGTAGCTACAGTCGTATCCTCAAGGTGGCACGGACGATTGCTTATCTGGTGGGAGAAGAAAATATCCATCAGCAGCATTTGGCCGAGGCGATACAGTACCGGGGGCTGGATCGCCGCAATCAATTGCCTGTTTTAGGTAGTTCAGACATTTGGACCGACGAACCGCCGGTCAGCAGGAGGGGCTTCAGGTGCCGTCGGCTTCGGAGGTCTGGCATCCACAATCTGCGTCTTTTCCGCGCGGCCAGTAGCATCGCGCCAGAAGCAGCAGAAGTGCCACGGCCGCAGCCACCATCATAG
- a CDS encoding nucleotidyl transferase AbiEii/AbiGii toxin family protein produces MSAKALKNTAASVRQRLLNRARSDRRPFNELLQYYAMERFLFRLSQSEHADRFILKGALMLRAWRSAELRPTMDIDLLGRTNNETASIVAQIRDILSAEVDPDGLVFGPDTIQAERITEDADYEGIRVRFRGTLDSARVNMQVDIGFGDVVFPGPEKSDLPTLLDSPAPRLLCYSRESAIAEKFEAMVKLRELNSRMKDFYDIWLLCRQFDFVGENLAEAIRLTFDRRGTPLPDVIEAFTDGFAEAKQTQWAAFQRRLRQDHVPALFSEVVLSVKEFLLPLTVALSSGKAAPSRWTAPGPWE; encoded by the coding sequence GTGAGCGCGAAGGCTCTCAAGAACACCGCTGCTTCGGTCCGACAACGCCTCCTCAACCGGGCCAGAAGCGATCGGCGGCCGTTTAATGAACTGCTCCAGTATTACGCGATGGAGCGCTTCCTCTTCCGGCTGTCGCAATCGGAGCATGCCGACCGGTTCATCCTCAAAGGTGCCCTGATGTTGAGAGCCTGGCGGTCAGCAGAGTTGCGACCGACCATGGACATCGACCTGCTGGGCCGCACAAACAATGAAACGGCCAGCATTGTCGCGCAGATTCGGGATATCCTTTCCGCCGAAGTGGACCCGGACGGACTGGTCTTCGGCCCGGACACGATTCAGGCCGAAAGGATTACGGAGGATGCCGACTATGAAGGGATCCGGGTTCGCTTTCGAGGGACATTGGATTCGGCCAGGGTCAACATGCAGGTCGACATCGGTTTCGGCGATGTCGTTTTCCCTGGACCGGAAAAGTCTGACCTGCCGACCTTGCTGGATTCGCCTGCACCACGCCTGCTGTGCTACAGCCGCGAAAGCGCCATTGCCGAAAAGTTCGAGGCGATGGTGAAACTGCGCGAGTTGAACAGCCGGATGAAGGACTTCTACGACATCTGGCTGCTCTGTCGGCAATTCGATTTCGTGGGAGAAAACCTGGCCGAGGCCATCCGCCTCACTTTTGACCGACGCGGCACCCCACTTCCCGATGTAATCGAGGCCTTCACCGATGGTTTCGCCGAGGCTAAGCAGACTCAGTGGGCAGCTTTCCAAAGGCGTCTGCGGCAGGATCACGTTCCCGCGTTGTTCTCGGAGGTCGTACTTTCTGTCAAGGAATTCCTCCTGCCGCTCACCGTCGCGCTGTCTTCCGGCAAGGCGGCACCCTCTCGCTGGACCGCCCCAGGCCCTTGGGAGTGA
- a CDS encoding type IV toxin-antitoxin system AbiEi family antitoxin domain-containing protein translates to MSKKSPEEIFRQHGGQLHMSEALAHGITRYMLYTLRDKGIIEQVTRGVYRLAELPPIGNPDLVTVSLRFPNAVICLISALAFHGITTQIPHEVSVAVPRDSRMPSLDFPPIRAHKFSDAAFRAGIEEHQIDGVPVRIYSPEKTLADCFKFRNKIGMDVVLEALKLYKARKKFNLAGVLEYAQICRVDKVMKPYLEATL, encoded by the coding sequence ATATCGAAAAAATCCCCTGAGGAAATTTTCCGACAGCATGGCGGCCAGCTGCACATGAGCGAAGCTCTCGCTCACGGAATAACACGGTACATGCTGTACACCCTGCGGGACAAGGGCATCATCGAGCAGGTGACGCGAGGAGTCTATCGCTTGGCGGAGCTGCCGCCCATCGGCAACCCCGACCTGGTGACGGTAAGCCTTCGGTTTCCGAACGCCGTCATCTGCCTCATTTCCGCATTGGCCTTCCACGGAATCACCACTCAGATTCCCCACGAGGTCTCTGTCGCCGTGCCCCGGGACTCTCGGATGCCGTCCCTTGATTTTCCGCCGATTCGCGCCCATAAATTTTCCGATGCCGCCTTCCGGGCCGGGATTGAGGAGCACCAAATCGATGGCGTCCCTGTTCGAATCTACAGCCCGGAGAAGACCCTGGCGGACTGTTTCAAGTTCCGCAACAAAATCGGGATGGATGTGGTTCTGGAAGCGCTGAAACTCTACAAGGCGCGGAAGAAATTCAACCTGGCGGGAGTGCTCGAATATGCGCAAATTTGCCGTGTGGACAAGGTGATGAAGCCCTACCTGGAGGCGACGCTGTGA
- a CDS encoding class I SAM-dependent methyltransferase has translation MRPMVGQLVVADISSGMLRQARKKGGLHPVQTDVALLPFPDDIFERIMVVDSLHHFPRQRQVIRELARVLAPGGLLVIEEFDIRRLPVKGLALLEKLVLMGSRFGRTKEIWNLVLKEGLTTEIREGERFSIRIVAKKQIL, from the coding sequence TTGCGCCCTATGGTTGGGCAGCTTGTGGTTGCCGACATTTCCTCAGGCATGCTGCGTCAGGCCCGGAAAAAGGGCGGACTCCATCCGGTCCAAACCGATGTGGCCCTTCTCCCTTTCCCAGATGATATCTTCGAGCGGATCATGGTAGTCGATTCCTTGCATCATTTCCCGCGCCAACGGCAGGTGATTCGTGAGTTGGCAAGGGTCCTCGCCCCGGGCGGGCTGTTGGTAATCGAGGAATTCGACATCCGCCGACTGCCGGTCAAGGGGCTTGCCCTTCTCGAGAAACTGGTCCTGATGGGCAGCCGCTTCGGCCGGACGAAAGAGATCTGGAACCTTGTCCTGAAAGAGGGTTTGACGACGGAAATTCGGGAAGGTGAGCGGTTTTCCATCCGAATCGTGGCGAAGAAGCAAATCCTATGA
- a CDS encoding SHOCT domain-containing protein: protein MMHGGGMMDGWGMMGPAMWIFMLLLWGFAILGLVCAVRWLATRGKVGKEQGSPASPLDILKARYAKGEIGKEEFERMKKDLE from the coding sequence ATGATGCACGGCGGCGGAATGATGGACGGTTGGGGAATGATGGGTCCGGCAATGTGGATCTTCATGCTTCTGCTCTGGGGCTTCGCCATTCTCGGATTGGTCTGTGCCGTTCGCTGGTTGGCCACCCGGGGCAAAGTCGGCAAGGAGCAAGGGTCGCCGGCGTCGCCACTCGACATCCTCAAAGCCCGCTACGCTAAAGGTGAGATCGGAAAGGAGGAGTTCGAGAGGATGAAAAAGGATCTGGAATAG
- a CDS encoding F510_1955 family glycosylhydrolase produces the protein MKSPSETLLRLLAACAFLLAPAAGALAEVTLTHVHGLAYSADGKRLFVPSHHGFAIYEGGKWAKAPGPEHDYMGFTATRNRFYSSGHPAESSRLVDPFGLMRSDDGGKSWSRLGLEGESDFHQLAAGYGSNAVYVYNHAPNSRMPEAGIYFTLNDGDAWQRARAEGLRGEPAGIAVHPEDPNVVAVATKSGLYLSADSGASFRALASGPVYSVLFDLDGRHLWYGGYAEAPTLIRLDWRTEEQQSVTVPPLGRDAVAFIAQNPAGRSEYAIATFKRSVFLSRDGGKSWKEIAREGKGLDR, from the coding sequence ATGAAATCCCCATCTGAAACACTCCTCAGGCTTCTTGCCGCATGTGCCTTTCTCCTGGCGCCGGCCGCCGGTGCGCTGGCCGAGGTCACTCTCACACACGTTCATGGCCTGGCCTACAGCGCCGATGGCAAGCGCCTCTTTGTCCCCAGCCATCATGGATTTGCCATTTACGAGGGGGGCAAGTGGGCCAAGGCGCCGGGTCCCGAGCACGACTACATGGGATTTACCGCAACCAGAAACCGCTTCTACAGCAGCGGCCATCCGGCAGAGAGCTCGCGGCTCGTCGACCCCTTCGGACTTATGCGCAGCGACGACGGCGGCAAGAGCTGGAGTAGGCTCGGGCTGGAGGGAGAATCTGATTTCCACCAGCTCGCCGCGGGCTACGGCAGCAACGCCGTGTACGTCTACAACCACGCGCCCAACTCCCGGATGCCGGAGGCGGGGATTTACTTCACCCTGAACGACGGGGACGCCTGGCAGCGTGCGCGGGCCGAGGGGCTGCGCGGTGAGCCGGCCGGCATCGCGGTCCATCCCGAGGACCCAAATGTTGTCGCCGTCGCCACCAAGAGCGGCCTGTATCTCTCGGCTGACTCCGGCGCAAGCTTTCGCGCGCTCGCCTCGGGCCCGGTCTATTCAGTCCTCTTCGACCTCGACGGCCGGCATCTCTGGTATGGCGGCTACGCCGAGGCGCCGACGCTGATTCGGCTTGATTGGCGAACGGAGGAGCAGCAGAGCGTAACGGTGCCACCTCTTGGTCGAGATGCGGTGGCCTTCATCGCGCAGAACCCTGCGGGTCGAAGCGAATACGCCATCGCCACCTTCAAGCGCAGCGTCTTTCTCAGCCGGGACGGCGGAAAGAGCTGGAAAGAGATCGCCCGTGAGGGGAAGGGGTTGGATCGGTAA
- a CDS encoding SHOCT domain-containing protein: MISILLFWGVSILGAVCAVQWLLDWQPGPAEKERPLDILTARYVRGELSLEEFVKMKKALE; the protein is encoded by the coding sequence ATGATTTCAATACTTCTGTTCTGGGGGGTCTCCATTCTCGGTGCGGTGTGCGCAGTCCAGTGGTTGCTGGATTGGCAGCCTGGGCCGGCAGAGAAGGAGAGGCCCCTCGACATCCTTACCGCTCGCTACGTCAGGGGGGAGCTCAGTCTGGAGGAGTTTGTGAAGATGAAAAAGGCTCTAGAGTAG